The following proteins come from a genomic window of Nocardiopsis sp. YSL2:
- the dut gene encoding dUTP diphosphatase: MSTTSPEGGRIPITVQRLDPGLPLPQYAHPGDAGADLYTTTDVVLAPGERATVPTGLAIALPEGYAAFVHPRSGLAARSGLTIVNAPGTVDAGYRGEIKVTLLNTDRDAPVKLSRGDRIAQMVIQRVERAEFVEADALPESARGAGGFGSTGGHAAQR; encoded by the coding sequence GTGAGTACCACATCCCCGGAGGGCGGACGGATTCCGATCACGGTCCAGCGCCTGGACCCCGGACTTCCCCTGCCCCAGTACGCGCACCCCGGCGACGCGGGTGCCGACCTGTACACCACGACCGACGTCGTCCTCGCGCCGGGAGAGCGCGCCACCGTCCCCACCGGCCTGGCGATCGCCCTGCCCGAGGGGTATGCCGCCTTCGTGCACCCCCGCTCCGGGCTCGCAGCGCGGAGCGGCCTGACCATCGTCAACGCCCCGGGAACGGTCGACGCCGGCTACCGGGGCGAGATCAAGGTGACCCTGCTCAACACCGACCGGGACGCGCCTGTGAAGCTGTCACGCGGCGACCGGATCGCACAGATGGTGATCCAGCGGGTGGAACGCGCGGAATTCGTCGAGGCCGACGCGCTCCCGGAGTCCGCGCGCGGAGCAGGTGGTTTCGGTTCGACCGGGGGACACGCCGCACAGCGGTGA
- a CDS encoding DUF3710 domain-containing protein, producing MFGRRRKKRDQETDRTAKETPEPRLGAAGAVSFGNEIEPERPAAPSAKAADRHRANGPWDSHEDVPDLQRMDLGSIRLPVQQGSQIQVNLAKDAQGKQRIIGVTLVLGKTWLQVRPFAAPKTSGLWDERRAEIREQIAKEGGRSEEHEGTFGTEIKALLPVKGRTTEEGKQVAEPVRFIGVDGPRWLLHGVIRGEGAIRPEKMGEVEQIFAGIVVVRGDQPVPPGDMLTITVPKKVQEQMAEAAKTRAAQRAANGGAAGGSVNGDAPGGAAGPTQA from the coding sequence GTGTTTGGACGCCGCCGCAAGAAGCGGGATCAGGAGACGGACAGAACCGCGAAGGAGACCCCGGAGCCCCGGCTGGGAGCCGCCGGAGCGGTCTCCTTCGGCAACGAGATCGAGCCCGAACGGCCCGCGGCCCCGTCAGCGAAGGCCGCCGACCGCCACCGCGCCAACGGGCCCTGGGACTCGCACGAGGACGTCCCGGACCTCCAGCGGATGGACCTGGGCAGCATCCGGCTGCCCGTCCAGCAGGGCTCCCAGATCCAGGTGAACCTCGCCAAGGACGCCCAGGGCAAGCAGCGGATCATCGGTGTGACCCTGGTGCTCGGCAAGACCTGGCTCCAGGTCCGGCCGTTCGCCGCGCCCAAGACCTCCGGCCTGTGGGACGAGAGGCGCGCGGAGATCCGTGAACAGATCGCCAAGGAGGGCGGCCGCTCCGAGGAGCACGAGGGCACCTTCGGTACCGAGATCAAGGCCCTGCTGCCGGTCAAGGGTCGCACCACCGAGGAGGGCAAGCAGGTCGCCGAACCGGTCCGCTTCATCGGTGTCGACGGTCCGCGCTGGCTGCTGCACGGCGTGATCCGCGGTGAGGGTGCCATCCGGCCCGAGAAGATGGGCGAGGTCGAGCAGATCTTCGCCGGCATCGTCGTGGTCCGCGGCGACCAGCCGGTGCCGCCGGGGGACATGCTGACGATCACCGTTCCCAAGAAGGTCCAGGAGCAGATGGCCGAGGCGGCCAAGACCCGGGCGGCCCAGCGTGCGGCCAACGGCGGCGCCGCCGGCGGGTCGGTGAACGGCGACGCGCCGGGAGGTGCGGCGGGGCCCACGCAGGCCTGA